The Rhipicephalus microplus isolate Deutch F79 chromosome 4, USDA_Rmic, whole genome shotgun sequence sequence ctcctttattgactcgagtatgtgccccacaacctaaacttgactggtgatgatgagtatgtacagatgaaaagatgggacgcataaataatgctcacaatatatatatattctcactCACAATCAGGGCATCGACCTACACGTGAGCATCGCCGGCCTGAACGGGTCCCTACTTTCGCCTGGTCAGCGCACCAGCGTCACATGCCGCATCCAACTCCTGCGCCACATTCCCGCCGCCTTCCGTCTGTCCGCCACCGTTCGGGCCGGCGTCGAGCGACTGCACAGCGACTTCGGCGACCAGTGCCCGTCTCCTGACCCGTCTTCGGCGCGCGTCGCCGCCAGGGAGTGCGTGGGCGAAGGCGTCCTGTGCAACAAGCGACCTCTCGGGGAAGGTCTGTGCCTGTGCGACCCGTACGAGGCGGTGCGCTACGACGAGCTGCAAGCCTGCCTGCTCCGCAAGAAGCTGGGCGATGCGTGCCTCGTCGACGAGCAGTGCGACGAGCGCAACCAGCGCTGCTACCACAACCACTGCACCTGCCAGGTGTTCTGACTGATTCCTGACTGATCTATTATCCTCTAAAAAAAAGTCGCTAAGTTATCTGTTGTGAAAACAATCGGATAGTGAAGCTGTGAGCGCACGAGTTCGTGTGATACGCTAGCGAGATCACTTGCACCACCAACATAAAGCTTAGTAGATAGAGCTCAGATCTCAGATAGAGCTCTGATCAGAGCAGATagatcttgttcaattttgccttgaataaaagcaaaccaaaccaaaccaaaccaaataaTGCTTAGAAGATTCCAACCATGGCGACGTTTGGGACGTCGCGTTACTGATACTGTTATTCGCCTCTTCATTTATACCACCCTTGGTATGGCTCACTCTGTCCTTACAGTCATATTTTCTCGTGAATGAAAGACATATAAGCACGAGATGAAGGGTATACACTGTCATACGTTTCATTATCGCATATTGAAAGAACTGAAAAAGCAGGGGACGAGTTTTTCATTGCAGGATTCATTCGAGCTACGCGAACGCACGTGCAGCCAGAATGCCTCCCTGAACGGCATCTGCGACGCGTTCCGGCTGTGCCCGGAGGGAAGTGCCTGCACGGACAACCTCTGCAAGTGCGCCGAGGGCTTCTACAGCTGGGGAGGCAGTTGCCAGAAACGGCTGCTCTCCGAAAGCCAGGTGCGTGATTTATCGTTCCGTAAGACAGAAAACGAcagtattttactttttttttcgaactgtAAAGCTATAAGGACTGTTTTGGTCTTTTCCTTGTGTGGAGCTTGTCTTGTCCTGCAACAATAACCAGCACCTGTCCATAGCTCACCCTGTACTTCCAAGTAAAATAAATGGCGCGCTTGTATAACATGGCTGGTCTGACG is a genomic window containing:
- the LOC142814373 gene encoding uncharacterized protein LOC142814373, whose amino-acid sequence is MFLFWIRERRRGFLLLAWMSSRPQAALSGELDDAISRKAQSTPFYSLKASQGALTNDSLSNFTCIAVTSADVSFSWSLDGKPLDEAFTGEPLRVPIYFTGIDLHVSIAGLNGSLLSPGQRTSVTCRIQLLRHIPAAFRLSATVRAGVERLHSDFGDQCPSPDPSSARVAARECVGEGVLCNKRPLGEGLCLCDPYEAVRYDELQACLLRKKLGDACLVDEQCDERNQRCYHNHCTCQDSFELRERTCSQNASLNGICDAFRLCPEGSACTDNLCKCAEGFYSWGGSCQKRLLSESQGKAAIVGILAVSTLAVVLSLAALALYFYRHSCRPSLMVERTGSSWDFFPTATTLKKDSL